The DNA sequence CGTGGCCATCCCGCCCTGACCAAGTTCGCGCTCGATGGTATAGGCGCCGCCGAGCGACGACTGAAGGTGCAATCGCGAATCACTCACGGCGCCTCCTTCGCGACACCAGCCAGCCAGTTGCGCACCAGGATTACCTCGTACGACCCCCGCACGTCCTCGGCCATCAGTATGCGGCCGTCCGGGGCGACGTCGTACAGGCCCGTATTCGATCCACCAGCGGTCGACAGCACCGCCGACGCGTTTATCTCGCGGGTGCCTGTCACGGCCAGTGTCGGCTTCGATTGAATCGACACCGCCAGCAACTTGCCGCGCTCGTCCCAGTAATACAGCGTCCGCCCGTCACGCGACCAGCGACCGGAGCTGGCGCCACCGTTCGAGATGCGGAGCCTCGCTCCCGTCGACGTGAGCGGCTGCACGTACAGCTCCGGCGTTCCCCCTTCATCAGAGAGATAGGCGAAGATCGATCCGTCTGGCGACGGGACGCCGCTGGTCTGATTGTCGGGCATCACGACGAGCGGCACGGCACCCGCACCGCCTCCGGCGACGATCGAGTAGATGTCACGCGCGGTTGCCTCGTCGCCGTAGGTCGATACCATGAGCGCGTGGTGATCCGGAAGCCAGCGGCCGTCGCCCACGGAGTGACCGAACTGGGCGCGCGACAGGATCATCCGTTCGGGTGCAGAGGCGTCGGCCGGGCGCTCATCGAGGCTTTGCTTTTCGGGACCTCCGATGCGAGCCCACAGCACGTCCTTGCCATCACTCGACCAGGTCGGACGCAGGTTGGTGGCAGACGCGGTCAGGCGAGTGCGTGCCGCGGTGCGGAGATCTTCGACCCACACGTTCTGATTCCACGCCGGCCCCCTCACCATCCCTTCGCCCTCGGAGAATGCCACGTGCGACCCGTCGGGCGAGAGCGACAGGCCCCACAGGAACCCCGCGATGTCAGTGGCCCCGGCACGGCGGCCATCTCCGTCGAGCCAGATCAACTGTTGACGTCCCACTGCGCCGGTGAGATAGATCATCGTCCCGTCGTTGCCGACCGAGAGTTGCGGGTAGACACGATTACCCGAGTTGCTGCCGAGGGCGACGCGCGTCACCAGTGTCCCGCGGCCGGTGACCTGCAGGCGCTTCACGTCAAACGGTTCGATGAACACGTCGCCATCACTGGTCACGCGCAGCAGTTGACCTGACGGGAGGACCCGCCCGAACACGCCGGTCTCCACGACCGCGCTCTTGCCCGTGCTGAACGAGATCGCCTTGATGGTGAGTGGCGTGGTATCGTCCGGAGAAGCCAGCTCCGGGACATAGAGCATGCCGCTCTCGTCAGGAAAGATCGTGAGCGGACGGGCGGAGTAGCCCGTGTCGGCGCGCGGCTTGAGCAGCGTGTCGAGCCGCCCGCTTACTTCCCGGCGGATAATGATGCCCTTGCCGCCGC is a window from the Gemmatimonadales bacterium genome containing:
- a CDS encoding protein kinase, which produces MTQPIEQLKLSLADRYTIDRELGQGGMATVYLAHDIKHDRDVAIKVLHPDLGAALGAERFLSEIRTTARLQHPHILPLLDSGDAGGLLYYVMPYVAGETLRGRLSRERVLPIPDSVRIATEVADALSAAHALGIIHRDIKPENILLQGGHALVADFGIALAVQHAGGQRMTQTGLSLGTPQYMSPEQAMGEKTIDARSDIYALGAVTYEMLAGDPPFTGSSVQAIVAKVMTEKPTPIHTVRDTVPPGVEDAVLTALAKLPADRFATAAEFSAALASTGARPSATRRPSSGSMSPRNPTMMLAAIAVIALIVAAAGWLRPVAPRQQVTRVAMAFPTGEEPHPLYYGFAVAVSPDGSQLAYVGPGATANKTQLWIRHLDALNGTPVPGTTGTGSVEWSPDGRSILIGVSGGTGLLSYVVTANGGQVVPLAGAREATWGASGAIYYAPRGGKGIIIRREVSGRLDTLLKPRADTGYSARPLTIFPDESGMLYVPELASPDDTTPLTIKAISFSTGKSAVVETGVFGRVLPSGQLLRVTSDGDVFIEPFDVKRLQVTGRGTLVTRVALGSNSGNRVYPQLSVGNDGTMIYLTGAVGRQQLIWLDGDGRRAGATDIAGFLWGLSLSPDGSHVAFSEGEGMVRGPAWNQNVWVEDLRTAARTRLTASATNLRPTWSSDGKDVLWARIGGPEKQSLDERPADASAPERMILSRAQFGHSVGDGRWLPDHHALMVSTYGDEATARDIYSIVAGGGAGAVPLVVMPDNQTSGVPSPDGSIFAYLSDEGGTPELYVQPLTSTGARLRISNGGASSGRWSRDGRTLYYWDERGKLLAVSIQSKPTLAVTGTREINASAVLSTAGGSNTGLYDVAPDGRILMAEDVRGSYEVILVRNWLAGVAKEAP